In Longimicrobiaceae bacterium, a single window of DNA contains:
- a CDS encoding phosphatase PAP2 family protein, whose amino-acid sequence MAQCIEVKKCGGDDPKIDKYRLSGPQVEPGASYWNRCPRPCPVSYKELVSVTDDINSRNYFPEYPTDPAVVQDELAELQELERLRYDPTAIASTIPGRERCPLSIFLQLRPVPLGANVNFARGDGFPVIYNGAELARYFENETPGLAHRQALNYLIRETNWSPPRQALVWEALDVAIYSALNAAWYYKWLSPRPNTSFRQRPFEFALDNDCPLNVLFDRPVNGLGSDSVDDLVAYPALAVERNGRRPDFFPPVPGFINQSPGTPRHPAYPSGHSTYSGAASELLSFFFPDYRADFDRLADNIGMARLWAGVHWRSDHLAGMKLGRTVACLVIQQLLSTNIPLVPAPPQCDQTPPDIAWLEREAEVFESNCGVPQGGPIPGVRCRGSVGCFRTRPIFLADGTIDTSAEESKSDVAASDGQPSGQGSSTVGA is encoded by the coding sequence CGGGGGCGACGACCCCAAGATCGACAAGTACCGCCTGAGCGGCCCGCAGGTGGAGCCGGGGGCCAGCTACTGGAACCGGTGCCCGCGCCCGTGCCCGGTCTCGTACAAGGAGCTGGTGAGCGTCACGGACGACATCAACAGCCGCAACTACTTCCCGGAGTATCCCACCGACCCGGCGGTGGTGCAGGACGAGCTGGCCGAGCTCCAGGAGCTGGAGCGGCTGCGCTACGACCCCACGGCCATCGCCAGCACCATCCCCGGCCGCGAGCGCTGCCCGCTCAGCATCTTCCTGCAGCTGCGGCCGGTGCCGCTGGGCGCGAACGTGAACTTCGCGCGCGGCGACGGCTTCCCCGTGATCTACAACGGAGCGGAGCTGGCGCGGTACTTCGAGAACGAGACGCCCGGGCTGGCCCACCGGCAGGCGCTCAACTACCTGATCCGCGAGACGAACTGGTCGCCGCCGCGGCAGGCGCTGGTGTGGGAGGCGCTGGACGTGGCCATCTACAGCGCCCTCAACGCCGCGTGGTACTACAAGTGGCTGAGCCCGCGCCCCAACACGTCGTTCCGCCAGCGCCCCTTCGAGTTCGCGCTGGACAACGACTGCCCGCTGAACGTGCTGTTCGACCGGCCGGTCAACGGCCTGGGCAGCGACAGCGTGGACGACCTGGTGGCGTACCCGGCGCTGGCGGTGGAGCGCAACGGCCGCCGGCCGGACTTCTTCCCGCCGGTGCCGGGCTTCATCAACCAGTCGCCCGGCACGCCGCGGCACCCGGCGTACCCCAGCGGCCACAGCACGTACTCGGGCGCGGCGAGCGAGCTGCTCAGCTTCTTCTTCCCGGACTACCGCGCCGATTTCGACCGCCTGGCCGACAACATCGGCATGGCGCGGCTGTGGGCGGGCGTGCACTGGCGCTCGGACCACCTGGCGGGGATGAAGCTGGGGCGCACGGTGGCGTGCCTGGTCATCCAGCAGCTCCTGAGCACCAACATCCCGCTGGTGCCGGCGCCGCCGCAGTGCGACCAGACGCCGCCGGACATCGCCTGGCTGGAGCGCGAGGCCGAGGTCTTCGAGTCCAACTGCGGCGTGCCGCAGGGCGGGCCCATCCCCGGCGTGCGGTGCCGCGGCTCCGTCGGCTGCTTCCGCACGCGCCCCATCTTCCTCGCCGACGGCACCATCGACACGTCCGCCGAGGAGTCCAAGTCCGACGTGGCCGCCTCGGACGGCCAGCCCAGCGGCCAGGGCAGCTCCACCGTCGGCGCCTGA
- a CDS encoding addiction module protein, with protein sequence MNPTFDRVIAEALNLPAAERARLARDLIASLDAEVDDDPAEVRAAWEEEIGRRIEEYRSGSVDNISAEDVFAEARALLR encoded by the coding sequence ATGAATCCGACGTTCGACCGCGTGATCGCCGAAGCGCTGAACCTGCCCGCCGCTGAACGCGCACGGCTCGCGCGGGATTTGATCGCGAGCCTCGACGCGGAGGTCGACGACGATCCGGCGGAAGTTCGAGCAGCTTGGGAAGAGGAGATCGGCCGTCGCATCGAGGAGTATCGGTCCGGCTCCGTCGATAACATCTCGGCGGAAGACGTCTTCGCTGAAGCGCGGGCGCTGCTCCGGTGA
- a CDS encoding Hsp20/alpha crystallin family protein translates to MAISPAYNRVAADPFERLFDTLAGGSGVRANANLMRAPETDVVETEREIRVVTEMPGLRRENIEIDVENNVLTIRGEKREERAEGEGGKFHLAERRYGTFARSFVLPRDVDADGIGADFRDGVLTVTIPKSERARRRRIEIGGMQQGELGDRQPAAREDGGQPNA, encoded by the coding sequence ATGGCCATCTCCCCCGCTTACAACCGCGTGGCCGCCGACCCGTTCGAGCGGCTCTTCGACACCCTGGCCGGCGGCAGCGGCGTGCGCGCCAACGCCAACCTCATGCGCGCGCCGGAGACCGACGTGGTGGAGACGGAGCGCGAGATCCGGGTGGTCACCGAGATGCCCGGCCTGCGCCGCGAGAACATCGAGATCGACGTGGAGAACAACGTGCTCACCATCCGCGGCGAGAAGCGCGAAGAGCGCGCCGAGGGCGAGGGCGGCAAGTTCCATCTGGCCGAGCGCCGCTACGGCACCTTCGCCCGCTCGTTCGTCCTCCCGCGCGACGTGGACGCCGACGGCATCGGCGCGGACTTCCGCGACGGCGTGCTCACCGTGACCATCCCCAAAAGCGAGAGGGCCCGCCGCCGCCGCATCGAGATCGGCGGCATGCAGCAGGGGGAGCTGGGCGACCGGCAGCCCGCGGCCCGGGAAGACGGCGGGCAGCCGAACGCCTGA